In one Micromonospora polyrhachis genomic region, the following are encoded:
- a CDS encoding right-handed parallel beta-helix repeat-containing protein, with translation MVTDSSVAPSGGGRTAPSTSARVERVSTRAWSRHKTIGSAVRAAREGSVISVAAGVYRERLVLDRAVTIVAEEDTGSVELVCAEGPALAVRFGGVTVRGLIIRGPRRGPAVSVTAGSLALESALITAGSVEVGGSATATLRQCAIEDTDGPALVAADGAQVEAADLRLERIAGIGARANDAARLVLTGARFSALSGAGVSVGGAATAMLENCDIGHAAVAGVDVSESGSARLRDCVIHDIAGSGVQVLGSAALSSGWWPAMQPGRVASVETGESGDAGGVVLDRCTISRTQASGLLVGGLAQAQLTDSTVERAGTAGLLAIAESRVALVGTRIVDTAKTGLAVHDDAQVRCTGGTIADSAANGLYAAGGQVLLSGCEIRGSGLTAVHLDGTASAVLLDCVVANTPEIGIRAGERALLHVRGGVIEAAGLHGVRIEGTADAVLRDVALTGGRIGVHVDTPHRPLIENCRITDVAQTGIEIAARATPTVLGTTVSGCGAAGVFIDEGAAPVLEDCEITGAGGSGLAVWQDASPQIRNLRVSRCRKNGLYFAPGGHGRIIDSEVSHTEYPAIYLGAAADPSFVRCQVRNADEDVSADDSADAAYEDCWSTDVAAAVWPANRQTPANRQMPADGRRVGGLPSAKPGITPAGDAGGDLDGLLAQLNALVGLTRVKQDVSSMVKLMQMVKRRREAGLSPPPMSRHLVFAGNPGTGKTTVARLYGQLLAALGMLGSGHLVEVDRGTLVGEYVGHTAPKTQAAFRRALGGVLFIDEAYALVPEGQSTDFGQEAISTLVKLMEDHRDEVVVIVAGYPDQMQHFIAANPGLSSRFSRTLTFDDYSAAELVGIVDNQAEQHQYRVSDTARAALAEYFDTVYRGEGFGNGRFARKVFQQMTEQHASRVTELPDPTTEQLSTLEADDLAGIDLDVRG, from the coding sequence GTGGTCACTGACAGTAGCGTGGCGCCGTCAGGCGGCGGCCGGACCGCGCCCTCGACGAGTGCCCGGGTCGAACGGGTCTCGACGCGGGCGTGGAGCCGGCACAAGACCATCGGGTCGGCGGTCCGCGCGGCCCGGGAGGGCAGCGTCATCTCCGTCGCCGCGGGCGTATACCGGGAACGGCTGGTGCTCGACCGCGCGGTCACCATCGTGGCCGAGGAAGACACCGGCAGTGTCGAACTCGTCTGCGCGGAAGGCCCCGCCCTGGCCGTACGCTTCGGCGGGGTCACGGTCCGAGGCCTGATCATTCGCGGGCCCCGACGCGGGCCTGCGGTCAGCGTCACCGCGGGCAGTCTCGCCCTGGAGTCTGCGCTGATCACGGCTGGCAGCGTCGAGGTCGGCGGCAGCGCCACCGCGACGCTACGGCAGTGCGCGATCGAGGACACCGACGGTCCCGCCCTGGTCGCCGCCGACGGTGCCCAGGTCGAGGCCGCAGATCTGCGGCTGGAACGCATCGCGGGGATCGGGGCCCGGGCCAACGATGCCGCCCGGCTGGTGCTGACCGGGGCCCGCTTCTCGGCACTGTCCGGTGCCGGCGTCAGTGTCGGCGGGGCCGCCACCGCGATGCTGGAGAACTGCGACATCGGCCATGCCGCAGTAGCCGGGGTGGACGTGTCGGAGTCCGGCTCGGCACGACTGCGGGACTGCGTGATCCACGACATCGCCGGCAGCGGAGTGCAGGTGCTCGGTAGCGCCGCTCTGTCCTCCGGGTGGTGGCCGGCAATGCAGCCCGGCCGGGTCGCCTCCGTCGAGACTGGCGAATCCGGTGACGCCGGAGGTGTGGTGCTGGACCGATGCACGATCAGCCGGACCCAGGCGTCCGGCCTGCTAGTTGGCGGGCTGGCCCAGGCGCAGCTCACCGACTCGACGGTGGAGCGGGCCGGTACGGCCGGCTTGCTGGCCATAGCGGAAAGCCGCGTCGCACTGGTCGGTACCCGCATCGTCGATACGGCCAAGACCGGCCTCGCGGTGCACGACGACGCGCAGGTCCGGTGCACCGGTGGCACGATCGCCGACTCCGCCGCCAACGGCCTTTACGCTGCCGGCGGGCAGGTCCTGCTCAGTGGATGCGAGATCCGTGGCAGCGGGCTCACCGCCGTGCACCTCGACGGCACCGCCTCGGCCGTGCTGCTCGACTGCGTGGTCGCGAACACCCCGGAGATCGGCATCCGGGCCGGAGAGCGCGCCCTGCTGCACGTCCGGGGCGGCGTGATCGAAGCTGCCGGCCTGCACGGCGTACGCATCGAAGGCACTGCCGACGCGGTGCTGCGCGACGTTGCGCTCACCGGCGGCCGGATCGGGGTGCACGTCGACACGCCGCACCGTCCGCTGATCGAGAACTGCCGGATCACCGACGTCGCACAGACCGGCATCGAGATCGCTGCCCGAGCCACCCCCACCGTGCTGGGCACGACCGTCTCCGGGTGCGGAGCGGCGGGTGTGTTCATCGACGAGGGCGCCGCCCCGGTGCTGGAGGACTGCGAGATCACCGGGGCCGGTGGCAGCGGCCTCGCCGTCTGGCAGGATGCGAGCCCGCAGATCCGCAACCTGCGAGTCAGCAGGTGCCGCAAGAACGGGTTGTACTTCGCGCCGGGCGGGCATGGGCGCATCATCGACAGCGAGGTCTCGCACACCGAATACCCGGCGATCTACCTCGGTGCCGCCGCCGATCCGTCCTTCGTCCGGTGCCAGGTACGCAACGCCGACGAAGACGTCAGTGCCGACGACAGCGCCGACGCCGCGTACGAGGACTGCTGGAGCACCGATGTCGCCGCCGCGGTCTGGCCAGCCAACCGGCAGACGCCGGCCAACCGGCAGATGCCGGCCGACGGACGGCGGGTGGGCGGCCTGCCCAGCGCGAAGCCGGGCATCACCCCGGCGGGCGACGCCGGCGGCGACCTTGACGGCCTGCTCGCCCAGCTGAACGCCCTGGTCGGCCTGACCCGGGTCAAGCAGGACGTCAGCTCCATGGTCAAGTTGATGCAGATGGTCAAGCGGCGCCGCGAGGCCGGTCTCTCCCCGCCGCCCATGTCCCGGCACCTGGTCTTCGCCGGCAACCCGGGCACCGGCAAGACGACCGTCGCCCGACTGTACGGACAACTGCTCGCCGCGCTCGGCATGCTCGGCAGCGGCCACCTCGTCGAGGTCGACCGGGGCACCCTGGTCGGCGAATACGTCGGGCATACCGCCCCGAAGACGCAGGCCGCGTTCCGCCGCGCGCTGGGTGGGGTCCTGTTCATCGACGAGGCGTACGCCCTGGTGCCCGAGGGGCAGAGCACCGACTTCGGCCAGGAGGCCATCTCCACGCTGGTCAAGCTGATGGAGGACCACCGGGACGAGGTGGTGGTCATCGTCGCGGGTTATCCGGACCAGATGCAGCACTTCATCGCGGCCAACCCGGGTCTGTCCTCGCGGTTCTCCCGCACCCTGACCTTCGACGACTACTCGGCGGCCGAACTCGTCGGAATCGTCGACAACCAGGCTGAACAGCACCAGTACCGGGTGTCCGACACCGCCCGTGCCGCGCTCGCCGAATACTTCGACACCGTCTACCGCGGCGAGGGCTTCGGCAACGGTCGGTTCGCCCGGAAGGTGTTCCAGCAGATGACCGAGCAGCACGCCAGCCGGGTCACCGAACTGCCCGACCCGACCACCGAGCAGTTGAGCACCCTGGAGGCTGACGATCTCGCCGGCATCGACCTCGACGTACGCGGCTGA